In Desulfofundulus kuznetsovii DSM 6115, the following are encoded in one genomic region:
- the argJ gene encoding bifunctional glutamate N-acetyltransferase/amino-acid acetyltransferase ArgJ, producing the protein MARTWEEKSGGVTAPQGFLAAGVAAGVKYKGRRDIALIFSEVPARAAGVFTTNLVKGAPVVVTMERIARGRARAVVVNSGNANTCNGEQGIRDARAMAQETARVLNIPEEDVLVASTGVIGQPMPMDRILPGIAAAARELSSGGGAAAAEAIMTTDTEPKETALSLTLSGHTVTIGGMAKGSGMIHPSMATMLCFITTDAAVSAPCLQEMLRHAVDRSFNMISVDGDTSTNDMVLALANGRAGNPEITAENEDYHLLRDALTEVCTRLARAVARDGEGATKLLEVKVINAASEKDARLAARAVVASNLVKTAIYGRDANWGRIICAAGYSGAHFDPDRVDIYLGDIMVARDGVALPFDEEAASSVLAGREVRVLVDLKSGEYEATAWGCDLTGEYVNINASYRT; encoded by the coding sequence TTGGCCAGAACATGGGAAGAGAAGAGCGGCGGTGTCACTGCCCCGCAGGGTTTTTTGGCCGCGGGAGTGGCCGCCGGGGTGAAGTATAAAGGAAGACGGGATATTGCCTTAATTTTTTCCGAGGTTCCGGCCCGGGCTGCCGGGGTGTTCACCACCAACCTGGTGAAGGGTGCCCCGGTGGTGGTCACCATGGAGCGTATAGCCAGGGGGCGCGCCCGGGCGGTGGTGGTGAACAGCGGCAATGCCAATACCTGCAACGGGGAGCAGGGTATCCGGGATGCCCGGGCCATGGCGCAGGAAACGGCCCGGGTATTGAATATTCCCGAGGAGGATGTCCTGGTGGCCTCCACCGGGGTCATCGGCCAGCCCATGCCCATGGACCGCATTTTGCCGGGTATTGCCGCTGCGGCCCGGGAGTTGAGCTCCGGTGGGGGCGCGGCCGCTGCCGAGGCCATTATGACCACCGATACCGAGCCCAAAGAAACGGCCCTTTCTCTCACCCTGAGCGGGCACACGGTAACCATCGGGGGTATGGCCAAGGGTTCCGGAATGATTCATCCCAGCATGGCCACCATGCTCTGCTTTATTACCACCGATGCGGCTGTATCTGCGCCCTGCCTGCAGGAAATGCTGCGTCATGCGGTGGACCGCAGCTTTAATATGATCAGTGTGGATGGGGATACCAGCACCAATGACATGGTCCTGGCCCTGGCCAACGGCCGGGCCGGCAACCCGGAAATTACCGCCGAAAATGAAGATTATCACCTGCTGCGGGATGCCCTCACCGAGGTATGCACCCGGCTGGCCCGGGCGGTGGCCAGGGATGGCGAAGGGGCCACAAAGCTGCTGGAAGTGAAGGTGATCAATGCGGCAAGCGAGAAAGATGCCCGCCTGGCCGCCCGGGCGGTGGTGGCTTCCAACCTGGTCAAGACGGCCATATACGGCCGGGATGCCAACTGGGGGCGGATCATCTGCGCTGCCGGCTACTCGGGTGCGCACTTTGATCCCGACCGGGTGGATATATACCTGGGTGACATAATGGTGGCCAGGGACGGGGTGGCTTTGCCCTTTGATGAGGAAGCAGCCTCGTCCGTGCTGGCGGGCCGTGAGGTGCGGGTGCTGGTGGATTTAAAGTCGGGAGAATATGAGGCCACGGCCTGGGGCTGCGACCTGACCGGCGAATATGTGAACATTAACGCCAGCTACCGGACATAA
- the argB gene encoding acetylglutamate kinase, with translation MLSAQEKAAILVEALPYIRKFYGKTVVIKYGGHAMVDCGLKKTVLTDVVLMKYVGMHPVIVHGGGPEITAMLQKLGIESRFVGGLRVTDEETMEIVEMVLAGKLNKEIVSLINRIGGKAVGLSGKDACLLQAVKKPGKVYQPDGTVEMVDIGCVGQVKKVNPAIVHTLINEGYIPVVAPVAVGPEGESYNVNADTAAGELAVALGADKLIILTDVEGILEDREDKDSLLSIIRADDVPDLIARGIIDGGMIPKVECCTRALYGGVNTTHILDGRVPHSILLEVFTDKGIGTMVVR, from the coding sequence TTGCTCAGCGCACAGGAGAAGGCGGCCATCCTGGTGGAGGCCCTGCCTTACATAAGGAAATTCTACGGCAAGACGGTGGTCATCAAGTATGGCGGCCACGCCATGGTGGACTGCGGGCTGAAAAAGACCGTGCTCACCGATGTGGTGCTGATGAAGTATGTAGGCATGCACCCGGTAATTGTCCACGGCGGGGGACCGGAAATTACGGCCATGCTCCAGAAGCTGGGTATCGAATCCCGCTTTGTGGGCGGCCTGCGGGTCACCGACGAGGAAACCATGGAAATAGTGGAAATGGTCCTGGCGGGCAAGCTGAACAAGGAAATCGTCTCCCTGATCAACCGCATTGGCGGCAAGGCGGTGGGCCTTTCGGGCAAGGATGCCTGCCTGCTTCAGGCGGTGAAGAAACCCGGCAAGGTATATCAACCCGACGGGACGGTGGAAATGGTGGATATCGGCTGCGTGGGGCAGGTGAAAAAGGTCAACCCGGCCATCGTCCATACCTTGATCAATGAGGGCTACATTCCCGTAGTGGCCCCAGTGGCCGTGGGCCCCGAAGGGGAAAGCTACAACGTCAACGCCGATACCGCCGCCGGGGAGCTGGCGGTGGCCCTGGGTGCCGACAAATTAATTATCCTTACCGACGTGGAAGGCATTCTGGAAGACAGGGAAGACAAAGACTCCCTGCTTTCAATAATCCGGGCGGACGATGTGCCTGATTTAATTGCCCGGGGCATTATTGACGGCGGCATGATCCCCAAGGTGGAGTGCTGTACCCGGGCCCTTTACGGCGGCGTCAACACCACCCATATTCTGGACGGGCGGGTGCCCCACTCCATTTTGCTGGAAGTGTTCACGGACAAAGGCATAGGTACCATGGTCGTCCGGTGA
- a CDS encoding MaoC family dehydratase: MEKGFLLPPVTKKVTQQKINKYAQAAKDFNPLHLDEDFARNTIFKGTVAHGLLSVAYISEMMTNWLGTNWLEGGELDITFLKPVRPGDTITAGGKVIDCVIEGSAKKFICEVYCINQRGEMVIKGMANCWINQ; the protein is encoded by the coding sequence GTGGAGAAAGGATTTTTATTACCCCCGGTCACTAAAAAAGTTACTCAGCAAAAAATTAATAAATATGCACAGGCTGCAAAAGACTTCAACCCCCTTCATCTTGATGAGGATTTTGCAAGGAACACCATTTTTAAAGGAACAGTAGCCCATGGCTTATTATCCGTAGCTTATATTTCTGAAATGATGACCAACTGGCTGGGCACTAACTGGTTGGAAGGAGGAGAGCTTGACATAACCTTTTTAAAGCCGGTAAGACCGGGCGACACCATTACGGCAGGCGGTAAGGTGATTGATTGTGTTATAGAAGGTTCGGCAAAAAAATTTATTTGTGAGGTTTATTGTATTAATCAACGAGGTGAAATGGTGATAAAAGGCATGGCCAATTGCTGGATTAACCAGTAA
- the argC gene encoding N-acetyl-gamma-glutamyl-phosphate reductase translates to MVIKASIIGATGYAGAELVRLLNVHPQVELVGLTTQSYAGKAFWEVYPHLYGYVDLVCEEQDLPALVNRSDVIFTALPHGHAMAVAREVVGRGKALVDLGADFRLHDPAVYQEWYKVEHTAAELLPQAVYGLPEIHREKIRSARLVANPGCYPTSVILALAPLLKEGLVETGTTIIIDSKSGVSGAGRGLSLNTHYCEVDESIKAYGVAVHRHTPEIEQELSALAGKKVLVSFTPHLTPMIRGILSTIYARLTRLKSTEEILTLYREFYRQEKFVRVLPAGMLPATKMVAGSNHCDIGLVVDRRTGRVVIISAIDNLIKGAAGQAVQNMNIMFGLAEDTGLYGPGVYP, encoded by the coding sequence ATGGTTATTAAAGCAAGCATTATCGGGGCCACCGGCTATGCCGGTGCCGAACTGGTCAGGCTGTTAAATGTCCACCCGCAGGTGGAGCTGGTGGGATTGACCACCCAGAGTTATGCCGGCAAGGCCTTCTGGGAGGTTTACCCCCACCTTTACGGGTATGTGGACCTGGTTTGCGAGGAGCAGGATTTGCCGGCCCTGGTGAACAGAAGTGACGTTATATTTACGGCCCTGCCCCACGGCCATGCCATGGCCGTGGCCCGGGAAGTCGTTGGCAGGGGAAAAGCCCTGGTGGATCTGGGAGCAGACTTCCGCCTCCACGACCCTGCAGTTTACCAGGAATGGTATAAGGTCGAACACACGGCTGCGGAGCTGTTGCCTCAAGCGGTGTATGGCTTGCCGGAAATCCACCGGGAAAAAATCCGTTCCGCCCGGCTGGTGGCCAATCCGGGTTGTTACCCCACCAGCGTGATTCTTGCCCTGGCTCCCCTGTTAAAAGAAGGCCTGGTGGAAACCGGTACCACCATTATCATTGATTCCAAGTCCGGCGTTTCCGGGGCCGGGCGGGGATTATCCTTAAACACCCATTACTGCGAGGTTGACGAGAGCATCAAGGCCTACGGGGTGGCGGTGCACCGCCACACTCCGGAGATCGAGCAGGAATTAAGCGCTCTGGCCGGCAAAAAGGTGCTGGTTTCTTTTACCCCCCACCTGACGCCCATGATCCGGGGTATTTTAAGCACCATCTACGCCCGGCTGACCCGGCTGAAGAGCACGGAGGAAATTTTGACCCTCTACCGGGAATTTTACCGGCAGGAGAAGTTTGTCCGGGTGTTGCCCGCGGGCATGCTGCCGGCGACCAAAATGGTGGCCGGTTCCAATCACTGTGACATTGGCCTGGTGGTAGACCGGCGTACCGGCAGGGTGGTAATCATTTCCGCCATCGATAACCTGATCAAAGGGGCTGCCGGCCAGGCGGTGCAGAATATGAATATAATGTTCGGGCTGGCGGAGGATACGGGGCTTTACGGTCCGGGGGTATATCCGTAG
- a CDS encoding Mu transposase domain-containing protein has protein sequence MSHLPLPEVPFELVIFRPVRANRQALVHFDDNRYSVSVNVAHGTPFAGLGGPASTSRTWLRRCWH, from the coding sequence TTGTCACACCTCCCGTTGCCGGAGGTACCTTTTGAGCTAGTCATATTCCGGCCTGTCCGGGCTAACCGTCAGGCTCTGGTCCACTTTGACGACAACCGGTATTCAGTTTCGGTCAACGTAGCCCATGGGACGCCCTTTGCTGGGCTGGGGGGCCCGGCATCCACATCAAGAACCTGGCTTCGAAGGTGCTGGCACTGA
- a CDS encoding acetylornithine transaminase gives MTTAEIIELTGKYVMHTYGRLPLALVRGQGARVWDAEGKEYLDFVAGLAVCSLGHCHPAVVEAIASQARKLMHVSNLYHIEPQAKLAQLLVENSCGDRVFFCNSGAEANEAAIKLARKYGKIHGGQEKYEIITALKSFHGRTLAAITATAQPKYQKGFEPLPAGFKYVPFNDVEALSRAVNPGTCAVLLEPVQGEGGVNVATPEYLKAARELCDRYNALLIFDEVQCGLGRTGKFLAYQHYGVEPDIFTLAKALGGGFPIGAMVAKEKVAAAFSPGDHASTFGGNPLACAAALAAMGCLLHEGVIENAARVGAYLKNRLLELAGRFSFVKEVRGLGLMLGMELTVEGRDIVGKCQDRGLLINCVDNHILRFIPPLIITEAEVDGAVDILAGVLAEIKQ, from the coding sequence ATGACCACCGCGGAAATTATCGAACTTACCGGTAAATACGTGATGCATACCTATGGGCGCCTGCCCCTCGCCCTGGTGAGGGGGCAGGGCGCGCGGGTCTGGGACGCGGAAGGGAAAGAGTACCTTGACTTTGTGGCCGGATTGGCCGTTTGCTCCCTGGGCCACTGCCACCCGGCGGTGGTGGAGGCCATAGCCTCCCAGGCCCGGAAATTGATGCATGTATCCAATCTGTACCATATTGAACCCCAGGCGAAACTGGCCCAATTGCTGGTGGAAAATTCCTGTGGCGACAGGGTGTTTTTCTGCAACAGCGGTGCCGAGGCCAACGAGGCGGCCATCAAGCTGGCCCGGAAGTACGGGAAAATCCACGGCGGGCAGGAGAAATACGAAATCATCACCGCCCTGAAATCCTTCCACGGGCGCACCCTGGCGGCCATCACCGCCACGGCCCAGCCCAAGTACCAGAAGGGTTTTGAGCCCCTCCCTGCCGGCTTTAAATACGTACCCTTTAACGACGTGGAGGCCCTTTCCCGGGCCGTAAACCCCGGCACCTGCGCGGTGCTGCTGGAGCCGGTGCAGGGCGAGGGCGGGGTCAACGTGGCCACGCCCGAATACTTGAAGGCCGCCCGGGAGCTCTGTGACCGTTACAATGCCCTGCTGATCTTTGACGAAGTGCAGTGCGGCCTGGGGCGCACGGGCAAGTTCCTGGCCTACCAGCATTACGGCGTGGAGCCGGACATTTTTACCCTGGCCAAGGCCCTGGGCGGCGGGTTCCCCATCGGGGCCATGGTGGCGAAGGAAAAAGTGGCCGCGGCCTTTAGCCCCGGCGACCACGCCTCCACCTTCGGGGGCAACCCCCTGGCCTGTGCTGCTGCGCTGGCGGCCATGGGTTGCCTGCTTCATGAGGGCGTCATTGAAAATGCCGCCCGGGTGGGCGCTTATCTGAAAAACCGCCTCCTGGAGCTGGCCGGCCGGTTTTCCTTCGTCAAGGAAGTGCGCGGCCTGGGGCTGATGCTGGGTATGGAACTAACTGTCGAAGGCAGGGACATCGTGGGCAAATGCCAGGACCGCGGTTTGTTGATTAACTGTGTGGACAATCACATCCTGCGCTTTATTCCTCCCTTGATTATCACAGAGGCCGAGGTGGACGGGGCCGTGGACATCCTGGCCGGCGTCCTGGCCGAGATAAAACAGTAA
- a CDS encoding MFS transporter, with protein sequence MSVSKMEAARSAVLAEKPVKQKRPIAGVLLLLSWGHLVTDMAQGALPALLPVLKQAFALSYAQTSLLVLVSNVASSVIQPVFGYFADRRPARWLLPLGCLVAGVGLAATGRLPWFSLLLLAVAVSSLGVAAYHPEGSRAANLASGVRKGSGMAVFSVGGNLGFGLGSLFMAWLLTLGGPKATVYFVLPGLVTAGLLVFCWPRLNSLQEEGVRQAFRGPADGKERSGTALSRENRTSTQTAGVKWNKGTLVAFTLLLVYIIFRSWLHAGLSTYVPLYYTDYLHGDAHLAGYFVSVFLLAGAFGTLLGGPLTDVLGAPRVMAGSMALLIPLVYLFLHAGGGLTALVLLALIGAALISTFSTTIVLGQQLMPDRKGLASGFTIGFGVGMGGVGVTLLGVLADHLGVPAVFHALNLLAVAGLVLALFLVRRFPWGAQS encoded by the coding sequence TTGTCCGTATCAAAAATGGAAGCAGCAAGAAGCGCAGTGCTGGCGGAAAAGCCGGTAAAACAGAAAAGGCCGATTGCGGGTGTGCTTTTACTCTTATCCTGGGGCCATCTGGTCACCGACATGGCCCAGGGTGCCTTACCCGCTTTGCTGCCGGTATTAAAACAGGCTTTTGCCCTGTCCTATGCCCAGACCAGTCTTTTAGTGCTTGTGTCCAACGTGGCTTCATCGGTTATCCAGCCTGTTTTCGGTTATTTTGCCGACCGGCGCCCGGCCCGCTGGCTTTTGCCGCTGGGGTGCCTGGTGGCCGGCGTGGGCCTGGCCGCTACCGGCCGTTTACCCTGGTTTTCACTTCTCCTGCTGGCGGTGGCCGTCTCCAGCCTGGGCGTGGCGGCCTACCACCCGGAAGGTTCACGCGCGGCCAATCTGGCCAGCGGTGTACGCAAGGGAAGCGGCATGGCCGTATTTTCCGTGGGCGGAAACCTGGGTTTTGGCCTGGGCTCCCTGTTCATGGCCTGGCTCTTGACCCTGGGCGGGCCGAAGGCCACGGTTTATTTCGTTTTGCCTGGCCTGGTTACCGCCGGCCTGCTGGTGTTTTGCTGGCCGCGCCTTAATTCCCTGCAGGAAGAAGGGGTGAGGCAGGCTTTTAGAGGCCCTGCAGATGGAAAAGAAAGAAGCGGGACGGCCCTTTCAAGGGAAAACCGGACTTCCACGCAAACTGCCGGTGTGAAATGGAACAAGGGAACCCTGGTTGCCTTTACCCTGCTCCTCGTTTATATCATTTTCCGTTCCTGGCTGCACGCGGGGCTTTCTACCTACGTGCCCCTTTATTACACCGACTATTTACATGGTGATGCCCACCTGGCCGGGTACTTTGTTTCCGTCTTCCTGCTGGCCGGGGCTTTCGGCACCCTTTTAGGGGGCCCTTTAACCGATGTTCTGGGAGCCCCCCGGGTGATGGCTGGTTCCATGGCCCTGCTCATCCCCCTGGTCTATTTATTCCTCCATGCCGGTGGCGGTTTGACCGCCCTGGTGCTGCTGGCCCTGATTGGGGCGGCGCTGATCAGTACCTTTTCCACCACCATCGTCCTGGGCCAGCAGCTCATGCCCGACCGTAAAGGTCTGGCCAGCGGCTTTACCATTGGCTTTGGCGTGGGTATGGGCGGCGTGGGAGTGACCCTGCTGGGGGTACTGGCCGACCACCTGGGCGTACCGGCCGTATTTCACGCCCTGAACCTCCTGGCGGTGGCGGGGCTCGTGCTGGCTTTGTTCCTCGTCCGGCGCTTTCCGTGGGGCGCACAAAGTTGA
- a CDS encoding Zn-ribbon domain-containing OB-fold protein: MGAHISIPMYQRAVPQRYRLAGQRCLNCGRVNFPPKATCKYCFTGSEFEEVTLSGRGIVYSYTIIAGGGAPPEFSDQAHCQGSYPVVLVELEEGPRVIAQLVDPPAEGISIGMPVQAVFRKIYEEEGVIRYGFKFRPV; encoded by the coding sequence GGCGGTTCCGCAGCGTTATCGCTTGGCCGGCCAGCGCTGCCTGAATTGCGGCAGGGTGAATTTCCCTCCGAAGGCTACTTGTAAATATTGCTTCACAGGTTCTGAGTTTGAAGAGGTAACCCTGAGCGGCAGGGGCATTGTTTATTCGTATACAATTATTGCCGGGGGTGGAGCCCCGCCTGAATTTTCGGATCAGGCACATTGCCAGGGCAGTTACCCGGTGGTGCTGGTTGAACTGGAAGAAGGGCCCAGGGTTATAGCCCAACTGGTAGATCCCCCAGCGGAGGGAATCTCCATCGGCATGCCGGTACAAGCTGTTTTTAGAAAGATTTATGAGGAAGAGGGCGTGATCCGGTATGGATTCAAGTTTAGACCGGTCTAA
- a CDS encoding DUF362 domain-containing protein yields MATPVVSIVKNVNTYESLKKALELCNGLREFKKSDKILIKPNLVYWDFDLPFPPYGVITTSEVIFALVQILYEEGYTNITIGEATFGINESIAKKIFKVLGYQKLYEKFGAEIVDFNEDKFEAVDVGGFKLSIARKALEADKIISVPVLKTHNQCKVSLGIKNLKGCLSINSKRHCHGKEEELDHMFPRIAEKLPVALTIIDGIFALAKGPGLTGKAYRKDILVASPDIFSCDVVGAALLGYKAKEVEHLKFFAKRNQRSTELSEIEVRGESLENHATFLEYDWEWTEDNTGPLGFKKRGITGIAIRKYDNSLCTACSKLYNPMLILLMSAYKGEPFPGIEVLTGKRQKASPGFEKTILFGKCAYVENKDNPNIKKAIAIKGCPPDLGEFVRLLNEEGIQCDYNQYVQYRHYIFNRYQGMEGFDMGLFIK; encoded by the coding sequence ATGGCCACCCCGGTTGTTTCGATTGTTAAAAATGTTAATACATATGAGTCATTGAAAAAAGCCCTGGAATTATGTAATGGGCTTAGAGAATTTAAAAAAAGCGATAAAATTTTAATCAAACCCAATCTGGTTTATTGGGATTTTGATCTTCCTTTTCCCCCTTACGGAGTGATTACAACAAGTGAGGTAATATTTGCGCTGGTACAGATCCTGTATGAGGAGGGGTATACCAATATAACTATCGGTGAGGCTACCTTTGGCATCAACGAGTCGATTGCCAAAAAAATATTTAAAGTGCTGGGATATCAAAAACTTTATGAAAAGTTTGGCGCCGAGATTGTTGATTTTAACGAAGACAAATTTGAAGCGGTGGATGTTGGCGGTTTTAAACTGTCTATTGCACGAAAGGCATTGGAAGCTGACAAAATTATCAGTGTGCCGGTTTTAAAAACCCATAACCAGTGCAAGGTTTCCCTGGGGATAAAGAATTTAAAGGGTTGCCTTAGTATTAATTCAAAAAGACATTGTCACGGTAAGGAAGAAGAACTTGATCACATGTTCCCCCGCATCGCAGAAAAGCTTCCTGTGGCCCTTACCATAATCGATGGAATATTTGCCCTGGCCAAAGGTCCCGGACTAACAGGTAAGGCTTACAGGAAGGATATTTTGGTGGCTTCCCCGGATATTTTTTCTTGCGATGTGGTCGGCGCCGCATTACTGGGTTACAAAGCCAAGGAGGTGGAGCATCTCAAATTTTTCGCTAAGCGTAATCAGCGAAGTACTGAGCTCTCAGAAATTGAGGTGCGTGGTGAGTCCTTAGAAAATCATGCCACCTTTTTAGAATATGACTGGGAATGGACGGAAGATAACACAGGCCCCCTGGGGTTTAAAAAGCGCGGCATTACAGGAATAGCTATAAGAAAGTACGATAATTCTCTCTGCACGGCTTGTTCCAAGTTATACAATCCCATGTTGATATTATTAATGTCTGCCTACAAGGGCGAACCTTTCCCGGGAATTGAGGTATTAACAGGCAAAAGGCAGAAAGCTTCTCCGGGCTTTGAGAAGACAATTTTATTTGGCAAATGCGCTTACGTAGAAAATAAGGATAATCCGAATATTAAAAAGGCCATTGCAATCAAAGGTTGTCCTCCGGATTTGGGGGAGTTTGTAAGATTGCTTAATGAAGAGGGTATTCAATGTGACTATAACCAATATGTCCAGTACCGGCATTACATTTTTAACCGTTACCAGGGCATGGAGGGGTTTGATATGGGACTCTTTATAAAATAG
- a CDS encoding MaoC family dehydratase encodes MVEAKQKLYFDDIEVGMEFPPAITKLTREDILNYAEAVEDYNPLFLDENFAKNTKFKGLVNHPTTAAILKGYNTYTGLPPGIIHAKQRYKFYSPTRPGEELLTRAKVIDKYVKRGKKYVVIQSLTLNRQGEKKVESTATLIWPL; translated from the coding sequence ATGGTGGAAGCGAAACAAAAACTTTACTTTGATGACATCGAGGTAGGAATGGAATTTCCACCGGCAATTACAAAGCTTACCAGGGAAGATATTTTAAACTACGCAGAAGCGGTGGAGGATTATAACCCGCTTTTTTTAGATGAAAACTTTGCTAAAAATACAAAGTTCAAAGGTTTAGTGAATCATCCCACAACGGCTGCTATTTTAAAAGGATATAATACGTACACTGGATTGCCACCCGGCATTATTCATGCCAAGCAGCGATATAAGTTCTATTCACCTACTCGACCAGGTGAGGAATTATTAACGCGGGCCAAGGTTATCGATAAATATGTCAAGAGAGGAAAAAAATACGTAGTTATACAAAGCCTTACCCTGAACAGGCAAGGCGAGAAAAAAGTTGAAAGTACAGCTACTTTAATCTGGCCGTTATAA